Proteins found in one Egicoccus sp. AB-alg2 genomic segment:
- a CDS encoding alpha-hydroxy-acid oxidizing protein: protein MGFNTFQYELYFAGMGGKVPDLPVTYDALEAAAREVLDDRAFGYVAGSAGAERTAAANRQAFARWRFVPRMLVDVAERDLDVELFGRTLPAPLLAGPVGVQSIVHPEGEKAVARALASLGLPSILSTVSSFPLEEVAEAAGDGPRWFQLYWPAEDPVTDSLVQRAADAGYEAVVITLDTRLLAWRPRDLATAYLPFLHAEGLANYLTDPTFTAGVAEPNEHLSEQQAAVMRWIQVFSDPSQTWQHLHDFCARSPLPVLVKGIQHPDDARLAIDAGVVGLVVSNHGGRQVDNAIGSLDALPGVVEAVGGTVPVLFDSGVRSGADAAVAIALGARAVLIGRPWVWGLALAGEEGVRHVFRCLLADLDLTLALAGIPSVAGLTRDVLVRADTPTG, encoded by the coding sequence TACGAGCTGTACTTCGCCGGCATGGGCGGCAAGGTCCCGGATCTGCCGGTGACCTACGACGCGCTGGAGGCGGCGGCCCGCGAGGTGCTCGACGACCGGGCGTTCGGCTACGTCGCCGGCAGCGCCGGCGCCGAGCGCACCGCCGCCGCCAACCGGCAGGCCTTCGCGCGCTGGCGGTTCGTGCCCCGCATGCTCGTCGACGTCGCCGAGCGCGACCTGGACGTGGAGCTGTTCGGGCGCACCCTGCCCGCACCCCTGCTGGCCGGACCCGTCGGGGTGCAGTCGATCGTGCATCCCGAGGGCGAGAAGGCCGTCGCGCGCGCCCTCGCGTCGCTGGGGCTGCCCTCGATCCTGTCGACGGTGTCCTCGTTCCCGCTGGAGGAGGTGGCCGAGGCCGCCGGGGACGGGCCACGCTGGTTCCAGCTGTACTGGCCGGCGGAGGACCCGGTCACGGACAGCCTCGTGCAGCGGGCCGCCGACGCCGGCTACGAGGCGGTCGTGATCACCCTGGACACGCGCCTGCTCGCGTGGCGGCCGCGCGACCTGGCCACCGCCTACCTGCCGTTCCTGCACGCCGAGGGGCTGGCCAACTACCTCACCGACCCGACCTTCACGGCCGGCGTCGCCGAGCCCAATGAGCACCTGTCCGAGCAGCAGGCCGCGGTGATGCGGTGGATCCAGGTCTTCAGCGACCCGTCGCAGACCTGGCAGCACCTGCATGACTTCTGCGCCCGCTCACCGCTGCCGGTGCTGGTCAAGGGCATCCAGCACCCCGACGACGCCCGCCTGGCGATCGACGCCGGCGTCGTCGGGCTGGTCGTGTCCAACCACGGCGGCCGGCAGGTCGACAACGCCATCGGGTCGCTGGACGCCCTGCCGGGCGTGGTCGAGGCCGTCGGGGGCACGGTGCCGGTGCTGTTCGACAGTGGCGTGCGGTCGGGGGCCGACGCGGCCGTCGCCATCGCCCTCGGCGCGCGTGCGGTGCTGATCGGGCGGCCGTGGGTGTGGGGGCTCGCGCTGGCCGGCGAGGAGGGCGTGCGTCACGTCTTCCGGTGCCTGCTCGCGGACCTCGACCTGACCCTGGCGCTGGCCGGCATCCCGTCGGTGGC